GTGAATTTTAGTAAGCTCAAATTCACCTCTCTTTATTTTTTTAGCTAGTTATGTCCCAGCCTCTTTTTAGTGAACCCCATGCAGTATGGAACATATCACTTAATTTACAAAAATGACCGTACTATTATTTAAAGCATTGAAAATAAATAGTTGGAATATTATTAGTTAATCTTATACTATCATTCTTTTCTAGTTAATAGTTTGTCATAGTTTTAAATTAAAATCATACAATCTATTAATACTGTTCCGTCAAGGAGGAGAATGATGAAAAAACAATCGTATCAGAAAATATTACAATTACACATTCAAGAGCATTCGTCAATCTATTTATTTATTACTGTGCTCTTTTTTATGGGAGTTATTTTTGGCTCGATCGTTGTTAACAGTCTGAGCTTTAGTCAAAAACAAGATCTTTTCTACTATTTAAGTAGATTCTTCGAACAAGTTTCCGAAGGTAAATTTGCATCCTCAAAAGATAAGTTTGTTGAAAGTTACTTTCAAAATATAAAATATATAGGGTTAATATGGTTACTAGGTGTGTCAATTATTGGGTTGCCGCTTATACTCGTGTTACTTTTTTTAAAAGGAGTTGTTGTGAGTTTTACTGTTGGGTTCCTAGTAAATCAAATGGAGGCTAAAGGGTTACTGTTGTCCTTCATATCAATTTTCCCGCAAAATTTGTTAGTAATTCCGTCATTTATTATTATAAGCACGCTTGCAGTCACATTTTCTTTGAAAATGATCCGACAGCAATTTAATAAAAGATTTAATCAGCAAATTTTTCCGCTATTTATGCGGTACTCTCTTGTTATGGTAGTTATAATGATAGTATTATTAGTAGCTTCAGCATTTGAGGCGTTTATTTCTCCAGTTTTAATGAAAAGTGTATTAGAGGTTATTACAAAATAATAATTATTAAATAATATAGGCTTAAATTATTTATTTATAATCATTTTATTTTGACAGTTCCCATATCTTTGCTATAATTATGTAATGAACGGCGAGGGAGGGAATATTAATGGAAAATCGGATAGAACGGATAAAAAAACAATTGCACTCCTCAAGCTATAAACTAACCCCTCAGAGAGAGGCGACTGTCCGGGTGCTACTTGAGAATGAAGAGGATCATTTAAGTGCTGAAG
This Cytobacillus sp. IB215665 DNA region includes the following protein-coding sequences:
- the spoIIM gene encoding stage II sporulation protein M, with translation MKKQSYQKILQLHIQEHSSIYLFITVLFFMGVIFGSIVVNSLSFSQKQDLFYYLSRFFEQVSEGKFASSKDKFVESYFQNIKYIGLIWLLGVSIIGLPLILVLLFLKGVVVSFTVGFLVNQMEAKGLLLSFISIFPQNLLVIPSFIIISTLAVTFSLKMIRQQFNKRFNQQIFPLFMRYSLVMVVIMIVLLVASAFEAFISPVLMKSVLEVITK